The genomic segment GTATCTTTTTGCTGATTAAAGAAATATATGTGCAATTATGTTTCTAATATGCCTTGAATCAGTTGGTTTTTTATCCGAGAATTACAAGCAATATGTGTAGGCTGCCAGAGATGTAATTAAACATACACATTACACAACGAGGTAAACATAAGCCATACACAGTTGACACAAATGATACCACATAAGATAGATGCATTTGATAACACCATCAAAATGCTTCATCGTTTCACAAACATAACTGCACCAAAGTGCTCAATTGTTTCAACAAAAAACAGCCACATCTAGATCCACTTAAAACAACAAAAGGCAATAACACACATTAGTTTAAGTTTGATTGAACAACCACCACAAACACCTGAATACTAACAGTCAGTCTAACATTCACCATCAACACATGCACTAAGTTTTCTTTGAGAGAGATTTTCCCTTAGCAGCTTTTGTCTTTGCAGTCTTTGAGGGAGTTTTTCCCTTGGCAGCTTTTGAGGTTGACTTTGCCTTGGCTTGTGCCCTCGTCTGAATCCCAACAGCTTTTGACCTGGTTTTGATGCGATGCATAGCACTTTGGACTTGAAGTTCCCTTTGAGTTACAACTTGTTTGCCTTTCCACTTCAATCCTTTGGTGGGGTGATAACCAATATCACAAGTAACAAGTGCAGAACTCCTCACACCAGTATTCACCCTTCTACTGCTAGCCAATCCTTGCTGAAACATAAAGAAATTTGATTATTTTGTGgactaacttttgaaaacacaAGATTAACAATTTAAGAGGACACTTACATTAATTGCAGTATATCCAGTTTCAGCAACAAATACACCTTGTCCCACAACCCTTGGTCTCTTGTAACCACTTCTTACACCTACTCCTCTACTGCTAGTACTTGTTCCTCTACATTTAGTACTTGTTCCTCCACCTCTAGTGCTAGGAGTTCCTCTTTCACATTGACCTCTACCCCTTTTAATTCCATTAGAGGATTGTTGTGAGTGTTCAGCACACTAGAACAAATATAATTGTTGTGTAAGCAATTTAAGCAATTCAAAATTAGGATTTAAGCAATGTAAGCATTTCAAATTCTGGATTTAAGCAATGTATTTACACTCAAATTCAGGATTTAAGCAATGTGAGCAATTCAAACATAATAGTTGGGTAAGAAATTTAACCAATGTAAGCAAGTATATCTCTGGTGTGGGTCTTGATTTGGTCTTAGGCATAGGATTTTTTGGACAGCCCCTTTTGTTATCAGTGGCTCCTCTGCAGATTGAACATGTCATTGTTATCCCATACTTAGGCAACTTACCAGCTTTTCTCACTTCTccaacctcttttttttttttttgttcttaggAGGTCTACCAGGCATCTTTCTCACTTCAGGTGGCTCCACAATTGGATTTGTACTCTTTGGCCACATTTTCATGTTTGGAACTAGTTGAATAAAGCTAGaataagatttcaaatatgTCTCTTTTCTGTATCAGCTTGAAATTTCTTGTGATGAATCCATATTCAGATGGTTCATTGATGCAATAGCATGGGCATATGGGATACCTTTCAGTTCCCATGATCTGCAGCTACACTTCTTTTGTCCCAAATTCACAGTATGCCAATATGACCCTTCTAACACTTCAAATCCTTCATCACCATTCCAATCAATGTTACATTGCATTGATCTCTCTACATTGACATTGAACACCATCATTGCCATTGGAGATATATCATATGTCCATGTTTCAGCAAATGCTCTTGACTTAGAAATTCTGTTCGTCACCTTAATTCTGATTTCTTCC from the Lycium ferocissimum isolate CSIRO_LF1 chromosome 11, AGI_CSIRO_Lferr_CH_V1, whole genome shotgun sequence genome contains:
- the LOC132038562 gene encoding uncharacterized protein LOC132038562 — translated: MAESFNAWILGPRHKTIISILEEIRIKVTNRISKSRAFAETWTYDISPMAMMVFNVNVERSMQCNIDWNGDEGFEVLEGSYWHTVNLGQKKCSCRSWELKVPNMKMWPKSTNPIVEPPECAEHSQQSSNGIKRGRGQCERGTPSTRGGGTSTKCRGTSTSSRGVGVRSGYKRPRVVGQGVFVAETGYTAINQGLASSRRVNTGVRSSALVTCDIGYHPTKGLKWKGKQVVTQRELQVQSAMHRIKTRSKAVGIQTRAQAKAKSTSKAAKGKTPSKTAKTKAAKGKSLSKKT